Within the Glycine max cultivar Williams 82 chromosome 12, Glycine_max_v4.0, whole genome shotgun sequence genome, the region CTTCGATCGTGGCCGTCCAATGAATCAAGCACCATTGTGTATATAAACACGCGAgacgtagaagaagaagaattagtGAATTAGAATCCACCTTGGCCTAGCCAGCTAGCGCTTCTTCTCTCGCATTCCGTGGAGATCTAGTGCTGCCAAACCTCGCTGAAAATTAGGGTTTCGTTTCGGAGGTAGACGAAGATGTTCGGAAGGGCACCGAAGAAAAGCGACAGCACCAGGTACTACGAAATCCTCGGCGTTTCGAAGAACGCTTCGCCGGATGATTTAAAGAAGGCTTACAAGAAAGCCGCCATTAAGAACCACCCTGACAAAGGCGGTGATCCTGAGAAGGTATAGGTCGTCAATTTTCTCATAATTTGATTCGTATATGTCATGTCTGTTGATTATTGATTAGATAAATTTCTTAATCATGATGTTGTGGTTTGAGTTGTTATTTGATTGAATCATTTACCAATTTGATTAGTTTATGATTTGTCATATTGGATTGATTTAGGGTTAGGGAAATTGGGGGAAAAGGGAAAATATAGGGTTAGAGATTGTGTTTAGTGGTTTATTGATGTGTCTGCTTTGGGATTGGATGATGGTGTTtagaatttgattattctagtagTTTGTAATTTTGCATAGAGGTTTGTGTTATTGTTCGTTATGgatttgtgtgtgttttttggTGTAGTTCAAAGAGCTTGCTCAAGCCTATGAGGTTCTGAGTGACCCTGAGAAGCGTGAAATTTATGACACATATGGAGAAGATGCTCTTAAGGAAGGAATGGGTGGTGGTGGCGGTGGCCATGATCCATTTGATATCTTCAGTTCATTCTTTGGTGGAAGTCCGTTTGGGTCAGGTATGGTTTGCTCGCttgtttgtttatttgaaagggattttcttcaattaattgTGTAATTAGTCTTACGAGGAATTGTTACGCGTGTAAACAGGTGGTAGCAGTAGAGGACGGAGGCAGAGACGGGGAGAAGATGTGGTTCATCCCCTGAAGGTCTCTCTGGAGGATCTTTACCTCGGAACATCTAAGAAACTCTCTCTTTCACGAAACGTGCTGTGTTCAAAATGCAATGGGTGTGTGTTGTGCAATTAGGTTTATATAAAGGACATGCTTGTTGTTCCTTTTTGTTAATAGGGTTTTTGACATTGTTGGTTTGTTGTATGTAATTTGATTACAGGAAGGGCTCAAAGTCTGGGGCTTCAATGACCTGTGCTGGTTGCCAGGGTACTGGCATGAAGGTGTCTATTAGGCACCTTGGTCCTTCTATGATTCAGCAGATGCAGCATCCTTGCAATGAGTGTAAGGGTACTGGAGAGACAATCAATGACAGAGACAGGTGCCAACAGTGCAAAGGAGAGAAAGTTGTTCAGGAGAAGAAAGTACTTGAAGTTGTTGTGGAGAAGGGAATGCAGAATGGACAGAAGATTACATTCCCTGGTGAAGCTGATGAAGCAGTATGTTGAGCTTTGATACCAACACCGTGCTGGATTATGGAAATTAGGCTGACCTtgatctttttttgttttgcagccTGATACAGTCACTGGGGATATTGTCTTTGTCCTACAACAGAAGGAACACCCAAAGTTCAAACGAAAGGCCGATGACCTTTTTGTAGAACACACATTGTCTCTTACTGAGGCACTGTGTGGCTTCCAGTTTGTGCTGGCTCACTTGGATGGCCGGCAGCTTCTTATCAAATCTAACCCTGGGGAGGTTGTTAAGCCTGGTATGTAAATGATCCACATCTGGTTTTGTCACTGTCTCAGTTTTGCATGTTGATTGAAACTTGAATTAATGTGTGATTTGTTACTCTTGCAGATTCATACAAGGCAATAAATGATGAGGGAATGCCAAACTACCAGAGGCACTTCCTGAAGGGAAAGCTTTACATTCATTTCTCAGTGGAATTTCCTGATACCCTGAGTCTTGATCAGGTGAAGGCTTTGGAGACTACTCTGCCACTAAAGCCTACATCGCAGTTGACAGACATGGAGCTGGATGAGTGTGAGGAGACCACACTCCATGATGTGAACATGGAGGAAGAGATAAGGAGGAGGCAACAAGCTCAGCAGGAGGCATATGAGGAGGATGAGGATATGCATGGTGGTGCTCAGAGAGTGCAGTGCGCTCAGCAGTAATCAGAGCCTGTGATGTCATTTGATGATCTCGATTATGCTATTTTTTAGCCGCTTGTGCGGGACTAAACATAACTAGTGTTTGATCAAAACGATTTTGACAAGCAAACACTGTAGAATTTATTGTCCAAGAAATTATTTCGCAAAAGACATCTTAagtaccattttttttcttcttcttatggcTCTGCTTGCATtggtattttttctttctttcattttttcacttttgttttacaaaagaatatatttttatctgttgattcaaaatatagtttaattttcataagcAGTTCAGTTATCATATATGGAATTAGATGATCAATTATACTTTACTAAGGAATGGGGAAAATAAGAgtttaattcaaatttagatTCAGACATGATATACTTAACCGAGTACTCTTTTTCGGATTCAAGAAATAAATGTTgagatctttttttcttttgaatgacAAACCTACATGGTTGTGGACAccattatttatcattattattatcttttatcaccattatttatcattattattatcattatcaacattattattattgacatTGATATCATCACCACTCAAAagttttgttaaattaatttaaacacaatataaaactttcaaacatgaattttgttaaattaatttaaacacaatataaaactttcaaacatgaatttaatttgaaactgatcataagatttttcaaaaactaaaactaaaaattggttgttaattttaaaattttcaaaattcataatttaaaacCATCCCAAACAAGACCTAAATTTATGGTTGAAAtctaaaatcatttgaaaaaatgATTTACTCACTCAATTTATTTATGTGGCTATGGCTTCGTGGGTTGTGGCCTTGTGGGAAAAGTTTATACACGTTGTAAGGTTAAAAATTTAAGCTTTCGAgagttatttaatattaaaaaaaatggtctaGTTCATTTCATGAGTTAACTAGTTTATTACATGGGCTGAATATcctacttctatttttttatcaagaaacatttttttaattcaaaattcaaaatattcaaatttagacttttaaagttttttaaattaatagattttaaaaataaaaataatttttaaatctaaGTGCTTGTCAATAAATTTATACTTGCAATTTGAATATAAGTGAAACAGACTTCTAATTATTATTAGCAATGTATTACAAACAATCTATAGTGAACTGAGAtagtacaaataaaattattattatttatttcatctaAAAAAAAGTCCGGATGTTTGGTCAAAAGACAAGTGAACAAATGCTTTGTaactcttaattatatttttttttgaagaaaatcatattaattgAGCCTGAAATGGTGCAACTTATGcttaacaatataaaaagtttGAGTTAACAACATGCAACATCCtacaaatacaataaatatgaCGTTGATCTAAACTTTGTAGTTTGAATTAATGTCAAGTAGAATAAATACAAGAGAATTTCTGTGCtgtactaaaaaaattgtgaggaTTTggaaactattatttttttaaccaataaaattgTCATATCATTTATCttctcattaattaaaaatttttatattaaggttcatacttttaaatttatcttcaatccaatgtttaaaatttaaaatagttgtaattttttttttaaaaataatcaaggactatttttttaaaaaattctttaattaattagaagacATATGACATTAAcaattttattggttaaaaatatAAGAGTACTAAAATCCTCATTTGGACTACCATAGAAGCTCTCTAAATACAAAGCCttattcaaaaatttaaagTCCAGAGACCGGAGACCTTTCACATTAGATTGTAATAATAACCAAAGTTGTCAAGATATTCGACTCATATTAAACTTAAGTTTAAGATGTTCCTAAAACAGGAGGCAAATGAAGCGAAGGTCTTAATCTGTGTAAAGGTACTCATGGTTTGGTTTGgatatttatataactaaaataaaaaataattagattataagtttaattataatcataattaattctatataattaattattgtttttaaaatatgagtatatataaccgaatgaataaaaataaattatttgaaataataatttttataaaactagttataacttttttaaataaaaataaattatttaaaataatcataaaattggttataattttataactgcttttatataactagttatataaaatttgtcatagttatttttttaaaactaactattTTTAACAGCCCTAAATCTGTGTGTAAAGAATATGATTCTCGTAAATCTGTGTTAGTTTGTTAAGAACTATTGCAGTTTAGAATTGTGAGATTAATAAGTATAAACTTTTGTGTTAATCTTCTTTATcctttatctctttttattctttcatttgTCATAATAGGGAAGAAATAAGTATTTAACGTTATTAAATAGAATTTGTTTATAATCAAGGTGTAAATCAATCCCTATAAATCACTTCTTTATATTGATCTGACGCAtgcaaatcaaaactaaaaTACACCATACTTCTAACATaatatttccttttaaaaataattggtaAATATATATAGTACTGAATTTCACCCGACAAAAGgagtgtttaaaaaaatgacaactaTTGACATTTTTCTCTTCATGTAATTTCAAATGAACATTATCGCAGTTATCAAAACTGACTCTTCAAGAGGTACGAAAACTGAAAGCATTCACACAAGGGAGTGCTAAATACTCTCCCAAGAAACCACAAGgttttcaaacaaaacatataaGAATCCTAGTAATTGCTAATATCAATCTTCTTTTGGAGATGCCGAAATAACTGTGGAATTGTAAATGAAGGCTTGTCCCATGATTTGATACATAATTTTGCCACAGCTAGAAGACTTTTGAGCTCCGTACAGTCATAATTGTTACCAAGATCAGGATCTATCATCTTATCTATGGAATTGTAAAAACGGGATTCTTGGATCCATTCGATTAAATCCGAACCTTCCATCTCTGATGACTGACCGGTGACCAGTTCCAATATGAGCACTCCAAGTTGGAATATAATCTTACAACTTTTCTGCTTCAAATCTGATGTGGATGAGGATGGTGAGCACATAAATGTAAAGCAACAAAATGTAAGCacttacaaatataatttagttataagAGTAGTTTACAAGAAGTGACCTTCTGAATATGGCACCATAACAGAATTTCCACCAGATGTAAGAAGGCCAAAGTCAGATAGCTGTAATTGCAGAAGGCAATCTAACTTAATGCGATTTCTAAATTAGAGTGTTTTTTTTGCCTTCGGCATGTCAATCTGAAATGAGATATAAAAAATTCAGTGATAAAGGGAACTATTTCCTTACTTTGGCTGTGAAGTTCTCATCTAACATGATATTGCTTGAGGTGATAGAGACATGACATACTGGTGGGTCACTGAAGAGAAACAAGTATTCCTGCTTTCAAAATCAGCATATGGGCAAAAATCAGATAACCATGCTCGGCAAATTTTGTAGTTCTACTgtttgttcatattttataattttaaatggaGAGGGTATCAAAAGCCTCTTAGAATTCCATGTTGTATTGT harbors:
- the LOC100791979 gene encoding probable receptor-like protein kinase At1g49730 isoform X1 encodes the protein MDPFIHKLRRHLLAWFHRSRSGAVFFVRRISYKDVRRATDGFHRVLYSNSEVSAYAAKFGDGGGACLVREVKGFDEGNDDFYRHVQFLGRLRHRHLLSLRGFSVGRNHKRLLIFDNIENGSLKDHLNDPLKTPLDWRTRLQIANGVVAALQEYLFLFSDPPVCHVSITSSNIMLDENFTAKLSDFGLLTSGGNSVMVPYSEDLKQKSCKIIFQLGVLILELVTGQSSEMEGSDLIEWIQESRFYNSIDKMIDPDLGNNYDCTELKSLLAVAKLCIKSWDKPSFTIPQLFRHLQKKIDISNY
- the LOC100791979 gene encoding probable receptor-like protein kinase At1g49730 isoform X2, which translates into the protein MDPFIHKLRRHLLAWFHRSRSGAVFFVRRISYKDVRRATDGFHRVLYSNSEVSAYAAKFGDGGGACLVREVKGFDEGNDDFYRHVQFLGRLRHRHLLSLRGFSVGRNHKRLLIFDNIENGSLKDHLNDPLKTPLDWRTRLQIANGVVAALEYLFLFSDPPVCHVSITSSNIMLDENFTAKLSDFGLLTSGGNSVMVPYSEDLKQKSCKIIFQLGVLILELVTGQSSEMEGSDLIEWIQESRFYNSIDKMIDPDLGNNYDCTELKSLLAVAKLCIKSWDKPSFTIPQLFRHLQKKIDISNY
- the LOC100778677 gene encoding dnaJ protein homolog; the encoded protein is MFGRAPKKSDSTRYYEILGVSKNASPDDLKKAYKKAAIKNHPDKGGDPEKFKELAQAYEVLSDPEKREIYDTYGEDALKEGMGGGGGGHDPFDIFSSFFGGSPFGSGGSSRGRRQRRGEDVVHPLKVSLEDLYLGTSKKLSLSRNVLCSKCNGKGSKSGASMTCAGCQGTGMKVSIRHLGPSMIQQMQHPCNECKGTGETINDRDRCQQCKGEKVVQEKKVLEVVVEKGMQNGQKITFPGEADEAPDTVTGDIVFVLQQKEHPKFKRKADDLFVEHTLSLTEALCGFQFVLAHLDGRQLLIKSNPGEVVKPDSYKAINDEGMPNYQRHFLKGKLYIHFSVEFPDTLSLDQVKALETTLPLKPTSQLTDMELDECEETTLHDVNMEEEIRRRQQAQQEAYEEDEDMHGGAQRVQCAQQ